A single Plasmodium sp. gorilla clade G2 genome assembly, chromosome: 7 DNA region contains:
- a CDS encoding EMP1-trafficking protein, whose amino-acid sequence MLYNRSSIIKRNENNKYMSKRYYAIMYHKMISGEYNIKKNRMFCYILVKILFISFFICILNISSHDTYCKEGNKKDNIKGLFSIRSIRLLSERKQRNYGRPQPTVYVNNGEEEYYEEEYSEEDTSTDEYAEGEYYDDEVNEEGNYYEEYYEEEGENYNNVLEKYNGYTSKSGGVSSMLKSVISGFTETCNDVKEAVKPNINTLKDTLSSGITNIDKHVVGNVSNIINKITKDYEEDSEEYDPYDEYNEYDLYDENLNEQMSDEMEYEENHNFPPSRPDLMKRASNNMQKVPSNINVNTVNKENKFSNTGNKFVGEFKSNADGGMNNKVNNTNNPSNGIKSNADGGVNNKVNNTNNPSNDIKSNADVGMNNKKSTTKTFVNEFKNNDEGGMNSKTSTTKTFVSEFKNNDDGGMNNKKSTTKNFVSEFKNNDDGGMNNKKSTTKTFVNEFKNNDDGGMNNKKSTTKNFVSEFKNNDDGGIKKETSTTKTFVSEFKNNDDGGIKKETSTTKTFVSEFKKNADGGIKKETSTTKTFVSEFKNNDNGGMKKETSTTKTFVSEFKNNDDGGMKKETSTTKTFVSEFKNNSDGGINKETSTTKNFVSEFKNNSDGGLNKEASTTKHFLGEFKNNSDGDLNKEISTPKNFVSEFKNNADGDLNKEISTPKNFVSEFERNTDSFMNKDPFAHRNFVSEFESNTDSFMNKDPYTRKNFVSEFESNTYSFINKDPYDHRKFVSEFKNNSDDGINKGLDTKVSIVNENKHNNMDNKNMEAGSTKNVLSEGKYNDNGMNKKPSTNTNINNENNNNTHNESIGLSNTKNHTEQNVKTHSSNHTENETNNKMHNTNEREFPKTDRINHNNRKGSVSEINENIDETKKHIPSNKNYTNHTHEENKVEKKMSDQDEMKGPKDVSKNVESISSQGMRKHIPYNTVKNKHSGLNIPKNIPVNNGRLKKGCTVHEIDFMGNSSRSTTKDTRENVKIKEKCNSGTTTGKEKNNKKNEIEKLKSDFINSKNISPKKEKHIGDKLKPNVGTSKNNETKKEKNVPDKVKIEKNSSKGSELKNTNTKEKDVKGKIVDSKEKTTEKKENNHKVVNFQPSNINRNLLRKILR is encoded by the exons atgttatataatagATCAAGTATCATAAAACGTAAtgagaataataaatatatgtccAAACGTTATTATGCAATTATGTATCATAAAATGATATCTGgggaatataatataaaaaaaaatagaatgtTTTGTTACATTcttgtaaaaatattatttattagttttttcatatgtatattgAACATATCGAGCCAT gATACGTACTGTAAGGAGGGCAATaagaaagataatataaaagggTTATTTAGTATAAGATCAATCAGATTATTATCTGAACGTAAACAAAGAAATTATGGTAGACCTCAACCTACTGTATATGTTAATAATGGTGAGGAAGAATATTATGAAGAAGAATATTCAGAGGAGGATACTTCGACAGATGAATATGCTGAAGGGgaatattatgatgatgaagtAAATGAAGAAGGAAATTATTATGAAGAATATTATGAGGAAGAAggtgaaaattataataacgttttagaaaaatataatggtTATACATCAAAAAGTGGAGGTGTGTCATCAATGTTAAAATCTGTTATAAGTGGTTTTACTGAAACATGTAACGATGTAAAAGAAGCAGTGAAACCTAATATAAATACTTTAAAAGATACCCTATCAAGTGGTATAACAAATATTGATAAACATGTTGTGGGTAATGTttctaatataataaataaaataacaaaagaTTATGAGGAAGATAGTGAAGAATATGATCCttatgatgaatataatgaatatgatctatatgatgaaaatttgAATGAACAAATGTCTGATGAAATGGAATATGAAGAGAACCATAATTTTCCTCCTAGTCGTCCTGATCTTATGAAAAGGGCATCAAATAACATGCAAAAAGTTCCAAGTAACATAAATGTTAATACtgtaaataaagaaaataagtTTTCAAATACTGGAAATAAATTTGTAGGAGAATTTAAAAGTAATGCTGATGGTGGTATGAATAACAAggtaaataatacaaataatccATCAAATGGCATTAAAAGTAATGCTGATGGTGGTGTGAATAACAAggtaaataatacaaataatccATCAAATGACATTAAAAGTAATGCTGATGTTGGTATGAATAACAAGAAATCTACGACCAAAACTTTTGTGaatgaatttaaaaataacgATGAAGGAGGTATGAATAGCAAGACATCTACGACCAAAACTTTTGTGAgtgaatttaaaaataatgatgatggaGGTATGAATAACAAGAAATCTACGACCAAAAATTTTGTGAgtgaatttaaaaataacgATGATGGAGGTATGAATAACAAGAAATCTACGACCAAAACTTTTGTGaatgaatttaaaaataacgATGATGGAGGTATGAATAACAAGAAATCTACGACCAAAAATTTTGTGAgtgaatttaaaaataacgATGATGGAGGTATTAAGAAAGAAACATCTACGACCAAAACTTTTGTGAgtgaatttaaaaataatgacgATGGAGGTATTAAGAAAGAAACATCTACGACCAAAACATTTGTGAGtgaatttaaaaagaatGCTGATGGAGGTATTAAGAAAGAAACATCCACAACCAAAACTTTTGTGAgtgaatttaaaaataatgacaatGGAGGTATGAAGAAAGAAACATCTACGACCAAAACATTTGTGAgtgaatttaaaaataatgatgatggaGGTATGAAGAAAGAAACATCTACGACCAAAACCTTTGTGAgtgaatttaaaaataattccgATGGAGGTATTAATAAAGAAACATCTACGACTAAAAATTTTGTGAgtgaatttaaaaataattccgATGGAGGTCTTAATAAAGAAGCATCTACCACAAAACATTTTTTAGGTGAATTCAAAAATAATTCCGATGGAGATCTCAATAAAGAAATATCGACACCAAAAAATTTTGTGAgtgaatttaaaaataatgctGATGGGGACCTCAATAAAGAAATATCTACACCAAAAAATTTTGTGAGTGAATTCGAAAGGAATACAGATTCTTTTATGAATAAAGATCCATTTGCTCACAGAAATTTTGTAAGTGAATTCGAAAGTAATACAGATTCTTTTATGAATAAAGATCCATATACTCGTAAAAATTTTGTGAGTGAATTCGAAAGTAATACCTActcttttattaataaagatCCATATGATCATAGAAAATTTGTAAGTGAGTTTAAAAACAATTCTGATGATGGCATAAATAAAGGTTTGGATACAAAAGTAAGTAtagtaaatgaaaataaacataataatatggataataaaaatatggaagCAGGTAGTacaaaaaatgtattaagtgaaggtaaatataatgataatggaATGAATAAAAAACCTAGTactaatacaaatattaataatgaaaataataataatactcaTAATGAGAGTATAGGTTTATCAAATACTAAAAATCATACAGAGCAAAATGTAAAGACACATTCATCAAATCATACTGAGAATGAaactaataataaaatgcATAATACTAATGAAAGAGAATTTCCCAAAACAGATAGAATAAATCACAATAACCGTAAAGGAAGTGTTAGTgaaattaatgaaaatatagatgaaacaaaaaaacatattccatctaataaaaattatacaaatcATACtcatgaagaaaataaagtagaaaaaaaaatgagcgATCAGGATGAAATGAAGGGACCAAAAGATGTCTCTAAAAATGTAGAATCAATTTCATCACAAGGAATGAGAAAACATATTCCTTATAATactgtaaaaaataaacattcaGGATTAAATATACCAAAAAATATTCCAGTAAATAATGGAAGATTGAAAAAAGGATGTACTGTACATGAAATAGATTTTATGGGTAATAGTTCTAGAAGTACTACGAAAGATACAAGAGAAAATGTTAAAATTAAAGAGAAATGCAATTCTGGAACTACTAcaggaaaagaaaaaaataacaaaaaaaatgaaatagagAAATTAAAATCTGACTTTATAAAttctaaaaatatttcacctaaaaaagaaaaacatataGGAGATAAATTAAAACCTAATGTTGGAACttctaaaaataatgaaacaaaaaaagaaaaaaatgttccTGATAAAgtaaaaattgaaaaaaattctAGTAAAGGTagtgaattaaaaaatacgAATACTAAGGAAAAGGATGTGAAAGGTAAAATTGTTGATAGTAAAGAAAAAACGAccgaaaaaaaggaaaataatcaTAAGGTAGTAAATTTTCAACCAAGTAACATAAACAGAAATTTGCTCAGAAAAATATTacgataa
- a CDS encoding EMP1-trafficking protein has translation MLFFKDPQFLLSKKSIRLNNVVNNKKSSISLYNHKEFKKYESRNFVILLSPVNSALSVLIIIVYIVLLNIFSQEYAITKGFPINNRYLRNLGEKSEEGGINFIDLHNTFAPTKTLSSGSYNIEAPERKENPKVPSGSFSYRPEKKQDSFENEGYYRASSGSLFNSPENFQGGHKNEENPRGPSGSIFSSPDNFQGSLKTKENFGVLSGSFSYTPENIQGARKTEEGSRISSGSFIIRPENIQGTTKNEEGFRISSGSFFNSPQNIQGTLKNEENPRMPSGTFFVGTENIQGVHKTEENNRIPPKSLLNTSENFQGIGKDDENTRASSRSHFSRPENFQGTSKTEKNFTVGSGITFNNFTNIKGNLSGNEMDPWEQQGLFNSENFSNQQDQKKNDVNPKMPKGTFFNNTENFRGTQKKEQDTNKSHGFFNNDFYNSNGTKKTEENNRYTSGSFFNGNDNYQTSYKTEKNLQMPKGSFFSGPENYRETDKKNNNLRTASGSNSNRNENYLGTLDSKYYPNMQEEPFYSGQDNYRGKPNSDEYSGKQSNVYNNNNYKAGNGMNVREEYPRKPTGSFYDPEKFHGLNEIDNFSTTSLGVDYNDPQNYKGHNHDVYNYEELNEWDYRNHNPYDGNYDVYQGSDTIESNYYVPNDYKGKKKRNQDQDYLSESMYYGNTDSKGNNLTQEDEELLKSFYNSLNNNKEFKKKEEKPTKPRVQTNTKRSTQQNSKESNISEVRKKFFDLNNEITEENLTEMVRSLDNIPTINDILHIWWQLREVERHKFAMMQYRLMKYIGHLTNTYDLNEDFAKDLWVAYSKYITTKLEKKENFYNKVFYSFIKRDAVTRHALECFLSDCIKSFHQYIIYLNKKCQDRIAVEVIEKVNSRKVPLSITMGE, from the exons atgcttttttttaaggatccccaatttttattatcaaaaaaatcaATACGTTTGAATAATGTcgtaaataataagaaatcaTCGATTAGTTTATACAATCATAAGGAATTTAAGAAATATGAAAGCAGaaattttgtaatattattgtcACCTGTAAATTCTGCTTTGTCTGTTCTTATAATTATTGTATACATCGTATTACTA aatatattttcacaGGAGTATGCTATAACTAAAGGATTTCCAATAAACAACAGATATTTGAGGAATTTGGGAGAAAAATCTGAAGAAGGTGgtataaattttatagaCCTACATAATACATTTGCGCCCACAAAAACGTTAAGTTCGGGTAGCTATAATATTGAAGCTCCAGAGAGAAAAGAAAATCCCAAAGTACCATCTGGATCTTTTTCGTATAGAccagaaaaaaaacaagatAGTTTTGAAAATGAAGGTTATTATAGAGCATCATCAGGATCACTTTTTAATTCACCTGAGAATTTCCAAGGAGGTCATAAAAATGAGGAGAATCCTAGAGGACCATCAGGATCAATTTTCAGTTCGCCTGATAATTTTCAAGGATCTCTTAAAACTAAGGAAAATTTTGGAGTACTATCGGGATCATTTTCTTATACACCTGAGAATATTCAAGGAGCTCGTAAAACTGAGGAAGGTTCTAGAATATCATCAGGATCATTTATCATTAGACCTGAAAATATTCAAGGAACTactaaaaatgaagaaggtTTTAGAATATCATCGggatcattttttaattcaccTCAAAATATTCAAGGAACtcttaaaaatgaagaaaatccTAGAATGCCATCAGGAACATTTTTCGTCGGAACTGAAAATATACAAGGAGTTCATAAAACTGAGGAGAATAATAGAATACCACCAAAATCACTTCTTAATACATCTGAGAATTTTCAAGGAATTGGtaaagatgatgaaaatacTAGAGCATCATCAAGATCACATTTCAGTAGACCAGAAAATTTTCAAGGAACTAGTAAAACTGAGAAAAATTTTACAGTAGGTTCTGGAATAAcgtttaataattttacaaatattaaGGGAAATCTCAGTGGAAATGAAATGGATCCTTGGGAGCAACAAGGATTATTTAATAGTGAAAATTTTAGTAATCAACAggatcaaaaaaaaaacgatgTAAATCCTAAAATGCCAAAAggaacattttttaataatactgAAAATTTTAGAGgaacacaaaaaaaagaacaagacACTAATAAATCACACGGgttttttaataatgatttTTACAACTCTAATGGAACTAAAAAAacagaagaaaataatagatATACCTCAGGATCATTTTTTAATGGAAATGATAATTATCAAACATCCTATAAAACTGAAAAAAATCTTCAAATGCCAAAGGGTTCATTTTTTAGTGGTCCTGAAAATTATAGGGAAAcagataagaaaaataataatttaagaaCAGCATCAGGATCAAATTCAAATCGAAATGAAAATTACTTAGGAACCTTGGATAGCAAATATTATCCTAATATGCAAGAAGAACCATTTTATAGTGGTCAAGATAATTATAGAGGAAAACCAAATTCAGATGAATATTCTGGGAAGCAAagtaatgtatataataataataattataaagcAGGTAATGGAATGAATGTAAGAGAAGAGTATCCTAGAAAACCAACAGGAAGTTTTTATGATCCTGAAAAATTTCATGGACTAAATGAAATCGATAATTTTTCTACAACATCATTAGGAGTAGATTATAATGATCCTCAAAATTATAAAGGACATAATCATGATGTttataattatgaagaaTTAAATGAATGGGATTATAGAAATCATAATCCATATGATGGAAATTATGACGTTTATCAAGGTAGTGATACAATAGAAAGCAATTATTATGTCCCAAATGATTATAAAGGAAAGAAAAAGAGGAATCAAGATCAAGACTATTTGTCAGAATCTATGTATTATGGTAATACTGATTCTAAAGGAAATAACCTAACTCAGGAAGATGAGGAATTGTTAAAATCCTTTTATAATAGtttaaacaataataaagaatttaaaaaaaaagaagaaaaaccTACCAAACCACGAGTCCAAACAAATACAAAACGCAGCACTCAACAAAATTCTAAAGAATCAAATATATCTGAAGTGCgtaaaaaattttttgatctaaataatgaaataacgGAAGAAAATTTAACTGAAATGGTTAGATCTTTAGATAATATTCCAACTATTAATGATATTCTCCATATATGGTGGCAATTACGTGAAGTGGAAAGACATAAATTTGCTATGATGCAATATCGTTTAATGAAATACATTGGACATTTAACAAATACATATGATTTAAATGAAGACTTTGCAAAAGATCTGTGGGTTGCTTATAGCAAATATATTACGACTAAGCTAGAAAAGAAGgagaatttttataataaagttttttattcatttattaaaagagATGCTGTTACAAGACATGCTTTGGAATGTTTTCTAAGTGATTGTATTAAATCCTTTcatcaatatataatatatttaaataaaaaatgtcaAGATAGAATAGCTGTTGAAGTTATTGAAAAAGTGAATTCGAGAAAAGTACCTTTGTCTATAACAATGGGTGAATAA
- a CDS encoding serine/threonine protein kinase, FIKK family, putative, which yields MDKWTKVPLNILYKHSRNLSEYEKLIKNEDIPFMRRILTKKGIKEISDNLLLNEKTNINLFGRLYKNNYEYNFFEDETNDTHCEGEEDSFSKLNIMNKENENINDIIDNNWDSVKDMNYVYDNESFCGSDHVYNWELGKQSLIKMLDFSYNFCVYGMNYDLWELIRIPTNNYEEGGSRVQKMYETFISSQHGNEIRLFIKKIPISAWVNQYKLMKEYEGEYIANAENYVMEVVALSFLNEYYPGIAPNLYRVLFEPDVDYIGKRFPQEDIFQDLDTFNLVLENELKSNMNGYIVMVSEYFGENISEYIKRQRKKMFSIGREKKKKKLLYDCLNLLRKLHSAGLSHLDFTSHNILISDNHEIRLCDFGKATPMYTFNLRHINNINGIYPFESCAPYVGKVRFIPPECWELIKKQEELDITYPLEYLKSITDEEERKTFYFNVSSVDKYMLGILFIWIWNYNYLWKRSDPSYDDQYLKFTQYDMNLDFFKETKRWPKELKNIIKQLIHIDYRKNLNLNDLSKNPWWSSNI from the exons ATGGATAAATGGACAAAGGTtccattaaatatattatataagcaTTCACGAAATTTATctgaatatgaaaaattgaTCAAGAATGAGGATATACCTTTTATGCGTCGTATATTAACTAAGAAAggaataaaagaaataagtGATAATTTGTTATTAAATGAGAAAACtaatataaatttgtttggaagattatataaaaataactatgaatataatttttttgaagaTGAGACTAATGATACTCATTGTGAAGGGGAAGAAGATAGTTTTTCTAAAttgaatataatgaataaagaaaatgaaaatataaatgatattattgaTAACAATTGGGATTCTGTGAAAGATATGAATTATGTTTATGATAATGAAAGTTTTTGTGGTTCGGATCATGTGTATAACTGGGAATTAGGAAAACAAAGTTTAATTAAGATGTTagatttttcatataatttttgtgtATATGGTATGAATTATGACCTTTGGGAATTAATACGCATACcaacaaataattatgaagaaGGTGGTTCAAGGGTTCAAAAAATGTATGAAACATTTATTAGTTCACAACATGGTAATGAGATaagattatttataaaaaagattcCTATTAGTGCATGGGTAAatcaatataaattaatgaaGGAATATGAAGGAGAATATATTGCAAATGCTGAAAATTATGTTATGGAAGTAGTTgctttatcttttttaaatgaatattatcCAGGTATAGCACCTAATTTATACCGAGTTTTATTTGAACCAGATGTAGATTATATTGGTAAGAGATTTCCTCAAGAAGATATTTTCCAAGATTTGGATACCTTCAATCTTGTATTAGAAAATGAATTGAAATCAAATATGAATGGTTATATTGTAATGGTTTCTGAATATTTTGGGGAGAATATaagtgaatatataaaaagacaaagaaaaaaaatgttttctATAGGAAgagaaaagaagaaaaaaaaattattatatgattgtttaaatttattaagaaAATTACACAGTGCAGGATTATCTCATCTAGATTTTACTagtcataatatattaatatcagATAATCATGAAATACGTTTATGTGATTTTGGGAAAGCTACTCCTATGTATACTTTTAATTTAcgacatataaataatataaatggtaTTTACCCCTTTGAATCATGTGCTCCTTATGTTGGTAAGGTTCGATTTATTCCTCCTGAATGTTGggaattaattaaaaaacagGAAGAACTTGATATAACTTATCCATTAGAATATTTAAAGTCTATTACAGACGAAGAAGAACGAAAAACGTTTTATTTTAATGTTTCATCAgttgataaatatatgttggggatcttatttatatggatttggaattataattatttatggaAGCGTTCTGATCCATCATATGATGatcaatatttaaaatttacaCAATATGACATGAACCTTGATTTTTTTAAGGAGACGAAAAGGTGGccaaaagaattaaaaaatataattaag caattaatacatatagatTATAGGAAGAATTTAAACCTAAATGATTTGAGTAAAAATCCTTGGTGGTCatcaaatatttaa